The genomic segment TGAGACACGTCTGGCAGCAACAACGGCGGGCAAAAAAGCCCTACAGCAGGCCACAAATACACAGCAGCACCAAATGTCAGGCTCTCCACACTCCCATCACCCTTTACTCATCAAAGACACATAATCAAATAATATAAAtagataaagaaagaaagatagatAGATTGGATAGATAGATAGTTACATAGATAGattgatagatagatagacataTCCATcgacagatagatagatagatacgtacatacatacatacattcATACATAGATACATAAATACATAGACAGATAGtcatacaaaaaaaataaagttttttattACACTAAGAGAACTCATATGTATTTCCCAGTCATTTTCTTCAAACTTCCTTCAAGCTTCTCTCAGTGTAACGAACACGGACCTACGTCCCCAGGGTTGGCAGCACATTCCTgtgggaggagggggaagggaagaTGGGGCAGAGGCGCCTGGGAGGATTCTACTGGATGAACATCAATCACCTCTAGTCCACTCCCTCCCTTCTGGAATATTCCCTCTTCCTCGCTCCCCCACCGGACTCTGTAACCACCACAACACCCTCTCCCAACATACTCATAGGTGTGCCCCCCATTACCCCACCTTGTCCCCTCTTCTGAGCCCTCTCCCCACTGCTTGATTTGTACCCCGACACTGTCTACACTTTCCCCTTTTATAAAAACCCTTCCCACCCCAGTTTGCGGCTTGAGCTCACCCAGACACCGGCTCCCTTCGACCGCATTTGTATTCCtacttccctccctccttggaCCCTCGGCCTTCCCACAAATAAACTCAGTTGGATTTGCCCCAGTGCCTCGGGTCCTCCTTCACCCTGGTCGCGCCATCCTGATCCATCCGCGACTGTGCTCACAGTGGACGGCGAGGAGCCGCTCCTCCAGGACCCACCAAGGAGTGACCTGCCCGCACCCACACAGGAGTTCCCCTGCCGGGGGAACCATCCCGCACCCAGCAGACTTGGTCTCAGcgctggcctctccctgccagccgGGGATCTGCTGGCCCATCTGTGTTCCCTGCCAGCAGATGTTGCCACCAGCCTGCTCCCTGGagagctggggctcagcagcacgACAGGCCGCAccacccctgctctgccatgcctcacacagccctggctcaccCACATTCATTTGGTCACAAATACAAATTTTACTCCCAGCAGAAGTTAATCCCATCCCCTCCAAAGAAGCCACTACTGCAACATCACCACTTGGCATGGGCATGGCACCACCATCGCCCATCACCACACATCAGTGCTGCCCATGTCACAGTGGCCCCAGTGACATCATCACCCGGGCCAAAGGCACAAAAAACGCCTGCACATCAACACCACCCTCAGAGTCGAGGAGAGGTCGTGGAGAAGGAGCTTGCCTGAGGCTGCTCAGGCACCAGGGTAAGCCAGAGGCTTCTACTGCCTCTGACACGGCTCACGCACATCTCTCCCCTGACTTAGGAGTACTGCAGAGTGTGAAGAGGAGAAATGCCAGCAGGGCAGCGCAAGAGACGCTCCAGTCGCTCACCATCAACCTCCTCAGGATCCAAGAGGGCACGGCCAGAAACTCTCCCCAACGAAAAACGTAAGAGCAGAAGCCTCGCTCCTCACAGCTTCCAGACACTGGCACACAGCGTTGCAAGGAACTCAGTGAAGAGCCAAGAACAATGCCAGGCCCTGGCAAGGAGCTCCCAAAATGGGTGGTGACCTGGGCACGAGATGGGGCAGCCACCCCTGACCTGCTCTGCCCTTCAGACACCACAGCACagaccctgcagggctctggggctgaTCCTGCATGGACacttgcccagccccacagaccTGCTCATGCCCGGGGCACTTGCTCTGtctctgcagcctgcatgctgtgcCACCACACCCAGGACAACGACATCTGTGGGGACAAGAGAATGAAGTTCAAGCTCTGTGTCCACACCTACTGCCAGGTGAATTCTCTTGGGGCTCCCTCCAGCTTTCAGCCCACAAGGGCCCTGCCTCCCTGGCCTAACAAGCTCCCGGCCTTCCCTGCCTTGCAGATCCTCGCCACTGGGCTTTACCCACGCAAGGACACTGGACACTTTCCTGTTGGGGACACCAGGCGCATCATCAGGGAAGCAGCCAACAAGGTGGGGATGacctggcaggaggagcaggcggctttgcaccaggagaggctttgccagctcctcctgctccccagcaaaGAAGCCCCAGGCCTGCCACATGCAGGGGCCTCAGGTGCAcgtggctctggggctctcaACTGGCTCTGCCCACATCCCACTCACTCTCTGGAGATGCAAACAGACCACAAATCTCCACTCCTGACATTCatgaggctgctgtgccctttcCAGACCTGCTTCATCTGCTGCAAGATGGGGGCCACCATCACCTGCTGCCAGACGGGCTGCGACCGCACcttccacctgccctgtgccccagacGGACAATGTGTCACCCAGTACTTCGGGGCCTACAGGTaagggctgcccaccctcaccTTGGAGCCCCTGCATTTCTCTCCAAGCCCTTTACATTCAAGTGAATGCATAAGGCGGGAACCCATGGTCGCCAGCAACGtgccacacacagggacagaaccCACACAGGGGTTGGAGCTCCCTCACACCTCCTGCACccacactgccagcacagcccaagggctctgCACTTCACCCTTCCCTCACCCATCTCCTCCTCACAGGTCCTTCTGCTGGGAGCACCGCCCACAGCAGGCACTGCGGCCACGTCCAAGCCAGGACAACACCTGCACCATCTGCCTGGACACGGTGGAAGACAACATCTCCTACAAAACCATGGCGTGTCCCGCCTGCCAAGACGCCCGCTTCCACCGGCACTGCATCCAGAGACTGGCTCTGCACGCTGGCATTGACTTCCGATGCCCGCGTTGCCTCAAACAAGAGCCGTTCATGACGGAAATGCTCACCATGGGGATCCGACTCTCTAAGAGGTTGCCTTTTCTCCTCCCACCTCACAAGGCACCAGGCACAAGCACAGTGCCCGCCTAGGGACTGCCCTGCcaggcctgcccaccctctggCCTGTCCCTCTTGCCCTCAGCTCCAACCAGTCCCTGGAAATGGCACAGGCAAAGGAGCACTGACTGCGGCCATCTGCCTGATGTGGGCCCaactctttcccttccttctctggCAGACCCCCATCATGGCAGAGTGACCCAGAGGTCGGACCCTCAGATCAGAGGCATGGCCGCTGCGATGCCACAACGTGCCTTTGTCCAGGAGGCAGGGAGCACACCGAGGCACACGGGTAAGCTGCCAAAACAGCAATGCAGCCATCTGAGGGGGATCTCTCTCCCCACAGGCACAGGCATGTAGAATTACGCACAAGGGCTCTGCCAGGCACTCCCTGCTCTGACACTTTGTCCTCACCACCTCCTTGCTCCTCCAGACCCTGGCAACTgcggctctgcagctcctgcgcTGCTGAGGGCATCCACCGACTCTGCTCCTCTTTGGGGAACAGCACCTGCTCCTGGGAGTGCAGCACCTGTGCTGCCACCAACACTGGTAGGCAACAAAGCATTCAGCACTATGCAATACACACAGGCACCACGATGGGCCTGGCACCAGGGCCCTCGGCACACAGCTTGGCTCCAGGAGGCCACTGGATACCACAGCggcctctcctgcctgcagcctggggactgTCCTTACAACCTTCCTTCTGCCTGCACCTCTTTGCAGGTTCCACTGGCAAATCAGACCTTGTGGACCCCAAAACCTCGAGCACAGAACTGCTGACTCTGTCCCAGGACACGGTGCTTCTcaagagcagctgctccacaaGCCCTCAGCAGGCCTTAAAACATGGCGACACTGAGGAAGAAATACAGTCAGGGGCAACGCACAGCCCTCCTGCAGAACCCTGCACGATCCAGGATGGGCCAGCCCACAGTGCTGACACCTGCAaacccagcactcccagccaggcagcaccacagctctcccagggcaAGTGTCCTGCCAAGACC from the Melospiza georgiana isolate bMelGeo1 chromosome 8, bMelGeo1.pri, whole genome shotgun sequence genome contains:
- the LOC131086622 gene encoding LOW QUALITY PROTEIN: PHD finger protein 7-like (The sequence of the model RefSeq protein was modified relative to this genomic sequence to represent the inferred CDS: inserted 1 base in 1 codon; deleted 2 bases in 1 codon), encoding MQGPQVHVALXALNWLCPHPTHSLEMQTDHKSPLLTFMRLLCPFQTCFICCKMGATITCCQTGCDRTFHLPCAPDGQCVTQYFGAYRSFCWEHRPQQALRPRPSQDNTCTICLDTVEDNISYKTMACPACQDARFHRHCIQRLALHAGIDFRCPRCLKQEPFMTEMLTMGIRLSKRPPSWQSDPEVGPSDQRHGRCDATTCLCPGGREHTEAHGPWQLRLCSSCAAEGIHRLCSSLGNSTCSWECSTCAATNTGRQQSIQHYAIHTGTTMGLAPGPSAQLGSRRPLDTTAASPACSLGTVLTTFLLPAPLCRFHWQIRPCGPQNLEHRTADSVPGHGASQEQLLHKPSAGLKTWRH